Proteins encoded in a region of the Devosia sp. RR2S18 genome:
- a CDS encoding biliverdin-producing heme oxygenase: MNSTLRTHLRNATGQIHAQLDALVGEFSDLARYKIYLKGLYAFRAPIEWDISSADLPASYGDWRPRMIGLELRQDLEDLLVEAGRPERLAPVTARSESWWAGTLYVLEGSSIGARLLHRRAHALGLSDEHGARHLAAQTSRRDTWPTFLGLIESSTAIDPNIAGEAAQNAFSLALNAFAKEADVCHN, encoded by the coding sequence TTGAACTCCACCCTGCGCACTCACCTGCGCAACGCCACTGGCCAGATCCATGCGCAACTGGATGCGCTCGTTGGCGAGTTCAGCGATCTTGCTCGATACAAGATCTACCTGAAGGGGCTCTATGCATTCCGCGCTCCGATAGAGTGGGACATCAGCTCGGCTGATTTGCCGGCAAGCTATGGAGATTGGCGGCCCCGCATGATCGGTTTGGAACTGCGGCAAGACTTGGAGGATCTTCTGGTTGAAGCAGGACGGCCGGAAAGGCTGGCACCAGTTACGGCGCGGTCAGAGTCCTGGTGGGCAGGCACGCTTTACGTACTGGAGGGATCGTCCATCGGCGCCCGCCTCCTCCACCGGCGCGCACACGCGCTTGGGCTCTCAGACGAGCATGGCGCGCGGCACCTTGCTGCACAAACCAGCCGGCGGGACACGTGGCCCACCTTCCTGGGTCTAATCGAAAGCTCAACCGCTATAGACCCAAACATTGCCGGAGAAGCGGCGCAAAACGCCTTCTCCCTGGCCCTCAACGCCTTCGCGAAAGAAGCTGATGTCTGCCACAACTGA
- a CDS encoding HWE histidine kinase domain-containing protein: MSATTEVDLTNCDREPIHIPGSIQPHGCLLACDMRAEAVLRHSVNASEMLECSNELNGSRLGDVLGRENAHAIRNALSRTQDPQRASLLFGMTLPSGRNFDVAVHRFKDHSIIELEPSQGTLAEPLDLARSMIGRITNVISVERLVRDTAKLIHAMLGYDRVMVYQFDHDGAGKVLSEAKHSKLESFLGQYFPATDIPQQARALYLQNTIRIISDADCKRIPVVPASDALGQPLDLTFAHLRSVSPVHCEYLRNMGVGASMSISIIVDGALWGLIACHHYSPRTLTMSERVAAEMFGEFFSLQLSVLQQKRTLDMATNARAALDRFLRHATRANSISETLRERLSDFRELIPCDGIGLWLDGQWAAMGDTPPEHAIGGLTALAAEVSEGRIWSTNRLAETAQGAEEYAGMAAGMLIVPLSQRPRDYLFFFRKEVAQTLNWAGNPEKTYTTGPLGDRLTPRKSFAIWKETVHLQSLPWTEDERQFAEAARAALAELVLQQSELLADEREKEEARRRMLNGELNHRVKNILAVIKSLVGRPSEGTESLEHYANALRGRIQALATAHDQIARGDGGDLRDLLNAELAPYRDSGERVQLKGLPVCLAPRAFSVMALVLHELSTNAVKYGALSQSGGALTVRWQMEDGGGCLIHWTESGGPVVTPPEKQGFGTMLIGRSVPHDLGGETQVHYRPDGLEVRFLIPAQFVFRRDAEEIDPVAAPAGDETSATSLAGRSVMIVEDQVLIAMDLEMMLSEAGMSVVTAASVRESLNKVQEHALDAAILDFNLGEESSLQVAEELQRRGVPFAFASGYGDHGALPETMSHVPMVAKPYEPAAILRTLAEVLANHR, encoded by the coding sequence ATGTCTGCCACAACTGAGGTCGACCTGACCAATTGCGATCGGGAGCCCATCCATATACCCGGCAGCATACAGCCACATGGGTGCTTGCTCGCGTGCGACATGCGTGCCGAAGCGGTTTTGCGCCATTCGGTAAACGCGTCAGAGATGCTGGAGTGCAGCAACGAGCTCAATGGGTCACGCCTAGGGGATGTGCTGGGACGGGAGAATGCTCACGCCATTCGCAATGCGCTCTCCAGGACTCAGGACCCGCAGCGCGCTAGCTTGCTGTTCGGCATGACCCTGCCGTCTGGCAGGAACTTCGACGTCGCGGTTCATCGCTTCAAAGACCACAGTATTATCGAGCTTGAACCAAGCCAGGGGACGCTCGCTGAGCCGCTCGATCTCGCCCGGTCCATGATCGGCCGCATCACAAACGTAATCTCCGTCGAACGCTTGGTGCGGGACACAGCCAAGCTCATCCATGCGATGTTGGGCTATGATCGGGTGATGGTCTATCAGTTCGACCACGACGGCGCCGGAAAGGTACTGAGCGAGGCCAAACACTCGAAGCTGGAGAGTTTCCTGGGGCAGTATTTTCCGGCAACTGACATCCCCCAGCAAGCGCGTGCACTTTATCTGCAGAACACCATCCGCATTATTTCCGACGCTGATTGCAAGCGCATCCCCGTCGTTCCGGCAAGCGACGCTCTCGGCCAGCCCCTGGATCTGACATTTGCGCATCTTCGTAGTGTCTCTCCTGTCCATTGCGAATACCTCCGCAACATGGGGGTGGGCGCATCGATGTCGATTTCGATCATCGTGGATGGGGCGCTCTGGGGACTGATCGCCTGCCACCACTACAGTCCACGGACTCTGACGATGTCCGAGCGCGTTGCCGCCGAAATGTTCGGCGAATTCTTCTCCCTGCAATTAAGCGTCTTGCAGCAAAAGCGCACCCTGGACATGGCTACCAATGCCAGAGCAGCGCTCGACCGCTTCCTGCGCCATGCCACGCGCGCCAATAGTATCAGCGAAACGCTGCGAGAACGTCTGTCAGACTTCCGCGAGCTCATTCCCTGCGATGGCATCGGGCTGTGGCTTGATGGCCAGTGGGCGGCAATGGGCGACACGCCGCCTGAGCACGCAATTGGAGGGTTAACTGCACTTGCCGCCGAAGTAAGCGAAGGTCGCATCTGGTCGACGAACCGCCTGGCGGAAACTGCTCAGGGCGCGGAAGAGTACGCGGGAATGGCAGCTGGCATGCTGATTGTCCCTTTGTCCCAGCGTCCTCGCGATTATCTGTTCTTTTTCCGCAAGGAAGTTGCCCAGACCCTCAATTGGGCAGGCAATCCAGAAAAGACCTATACGACCGGTCCGTTGGGGGACCGGCTTACCCCCCGCAAGAGCTTCGCCATCTGGAAGGAAACAGTACACCTGCAGTCCCTCCCCTGGACTGAGGACGAGCGTCAGTTTGCCGAGGCGGCTCGTGCGGCTCTGGCCGAATTGGTGCTGCAGCAAAGCGAACTGCTTGCGGATGAGCGCGAGAAGGAAGAAGCGCGTCGTCGAATGCTCAATGGCGAGCTCAACCACCGGGTCAAGAATATCTTGGCGGTCATCAAGTCTCTAGTGGGACGACCGAGCGAAGGAACTGAAAGTCTAGAGCACTATGCCAATGCCCTGCGCGGGCGTATTCAGGCACTCGCCACCGCGCACGACCAGATCGCTAGGGGCGATGGGGGGGACTTGCGGGACCTTCTGAACGCTGAACTCGCCCCCTACCGCGACAGCGGCGAGAGGGTCCAGCTCAAAGGCCTGCCAGTCTGTCTTGCGCCTCGTGCCTTCTCGGTCATGGCCCTGGTGCTGCACGAATTGTCCACAAATGCGGTGAAGTACGGTGCGCTCTCCCAGTCAGGCGGCGCGCTGACTGTGCGGTGGCAGATGGAGGACGGGGGCGGCTGTTTGATCCATTGGACGGAAAGCGGTGGACCGGTGGTGACACCGCCAGAGAAGCAAGGATTTGGGACCATGCTGATCGGTCGCAGCGTACCTCACGATCTCGGCGGCGAAACCCAGGTCCACTATCGTCCCGATGGTCTAGAGGTGCGCTTTTTGATCCCGGCACAATTTGTTTTCAGGAGGGATGCGGAGGAGATCGATCCTGTGGCAGCGCCCGCGGGTGACGAGACAAGCGCTACCAGTCTGGCTGGTCGATCGGTGATGATCGTGGAGGACCAGGTGCTTATCGCCATGGACCTCGAGATGATGCTGAGTGAGGCAGGCATGTCGGTCGTGACAGCCGCCTCCGTGAGAGAGTCCTTGAACAAGGTACAGGAGCATGCACTCGACGCCGCCATTCTCGACTTCAACCTAGGTGAAGAGAGTTCCCTGCAGGTTGCTGAGGAGCTGCAGCGACGAGGCGTCCCGTTCGCCTTCGCTAGCGGCTACGGTGATCATGGGGCACTCCCGGAGACCATGAGTCATGTGCCCATGGTTGCTAAACCCTATGAGCCGGCCGCCATTCTTAGAACACTAGCAGAGGTCCTCGCCAATCATCGCTGA
- a CDS encoding diacylglycerol/lipid kinase family protein, which translates to MSRSYYVIFNANAGTALGMGLTADRLQEEFRAAGLNATINADVNDSMEQRITKAIASEAEVIVAAGGDGTITTVANAVIDTNKILAILPLGTVNALAKDMHIPLATAEAVAALGRSEIHKIDAGEVNGQVFLHKVVVGLVPAMAAGREFIRGRESWGARLALLRYFARRIVRTKRMAVAIEMPDGERRVERIHSLAVASNEYDEAFGHLLSRARLDTGTLTLYVFKHLNFLEVLRLAGGMVLGRWRDAESLRLEKVKSVTIDSHKRLLKVMFDGDVRSLETPLHFRIRPQALAVLVPPEAEGVHEVPAATSLG; encoded by the coding sequence ATGTCCCGAAGCTACTACGTCATCTTCAATGCCAATGCCGGCACGGCCCTCGGCATGGGGCTGACCGCCGATCGGCTACAAGAGGAATTTCGGGCGGCAGGTCTCAACGCCACGATCAATGCGGATGTTAATGACTCGATGGAGCAGCGGATCACCAAGGCGATCGCCAGCGAAGCGGAGGTCATTGTGGCCGCCGGAGGCGACGGCACCATTACCACGGTCGCCAATGCGGTCATCGACACGAACAAAATACTGGCCATCCTCCCGCTCGGCACGGTGAACGCACTGGCCAAGGACATGCACATCCCCCTTGCTACAGCTGAAGCCGTAGCGGCGCTTGGTCGCTCCGAGATACACAAGATTGACGCGGGAGAGGTCAATGGCCAGGTATTTCTCCACAAGGTAGTGGTTGGGCTGGTACCCGCCATGGCCGCCGGTCGGGAGTTTATACGTGGGCGGGAAAGCTGGGGGGCGCGACTAGCTTTACTACGCTACTTTGCTCGACGTATCGTCCGTACCAAGCGAATGGCCGTTGCCATCGAAATGCCCGATGGCGAGCGCCGAGTTGAGCGCATCCATTCCCTCGCCGTCGCCAGCAATGAATACGATGAGGCTTTCGGGCACCTGCTGTCACGGGCACGGCTCGATACGGGGACTTTGACGCTTTACGTCTTCAAACATCTCAACTTCCTTGAGGTCCTCCGCCTGGCCGGAGGAATGGTCCTGGGGCGCTGGCGAGACGCCGAGTCACTGCGATTGGAGAAGGTCAAATCAGTAACCATCGACAGCCACAAGCGGCTGCTCAAGGTGATGTTCGATGGGGATGTGCGCTCGTTGGAAACGCCGCTTCACTTCCGCATCCGCCCTCAAGCATTGGCAGTACTAGTGCCACCCGAAGCTGAAGGGGTGCACGAGGTACCGGCGGCGACAAGCTTAGGATAA